Proteins found in one Brachypodium distachyon strain Bd21 chromosome 5, Brachypodium_distachyon_v3.0, whole genome shotgun sequence genomic segment:
- the LOC104585413 gene encoding uncharacterized protein LOC104585413 isoform X3, with translation MGQVEDERGASIRPLHAEQEPVTGHAVKRTRGEWGGLNGALGTGNQVGADIEEGAGRKLRARERKESCGQVEEEEEEECLAVKRTRGDGGGINVATGAWRGQAGADTDKGHETKPGAGEQKRSCGQEGEVEEEKEVSGPGGSSITVKHTPVDGGDLHISDTLRTKNLQGAGAGREPGKQPSMEHQKSYGQEDEEEKEEVGPLSKEGSCWKEDKVKLVNEVGAKKLFKSIVKEVSGPGGSSITVKHTPVDGGDLHISDTLRTKNLQGAGAGREPGKQPSMEHQKSYGQEDEEEKEEVGLLSKEVEKKPFKSIVKNATSEQPGGKLLLSRYHQGLGACLEQIRLNESLENLVPALRSAMKYSRRRATIMNLPKPWVEKILENLMYPDLCRAVSSSYFFLRVSMSPCHCGAFIKHSSFLAAIVQPTALVLLSPQGCLADCWNPQAECCRGILPWPTGAVDGTKSWTAEKAYSCIEAFNISAT, from the exons ATGGGGCAGGTCGAGGACGAGCGGGGCGCCTCCATCCGCCCGCTCCACGCGGAGCAAGAGCCCGTGACT GGTCATGCGGTAAAGCGCACGCGGGGAGAATGGGGGGGCCTCAATGGCGCCTTGGGGACGGGAAACCAGGTGGGTGCAGACATAGAGGAAGGAGCGGGACGGAAACTACGAGCAAGAGAACGCAAAGAGAGTtgcggccaagtggaggaggaggaggaggaggag TGTCTTGCGGTAAAGCGCACGCGGGGAGATGGGGGAGGCATCAATGTTGCCACAGGGGCGTGGAGAGGGCAGGCGGGCGCAGACACAGACAAAGGCCATGAAACGAAACCAGGAGCAGGAGAACAGAAAAGGAGCTGCGGCCAAGAGGGCgaagtggaggaggagaaggag GTGAGTGGCCCTGGAGGAAGCAGCATAACGGTAAAACATACGCCGGTAGATGGGGGAGACCTCCACATCAGTGACACCCTTAGAACTAAGAACTTGCAAGGTGCAGGGGCAGGCCGAGAACCTGGAAAGCAACCATCAATGGAACATCAAAAGAGCTACGGCCAAGAGGacgaagaagagaaagaggag GTTGGCCCACTGAGCAAGGAGGGATCTTGCTGGAAAGAAGATAAAGTAAAGTTGGTAAATGAAGTGGGAGCAAAGAAACTGTTCAAGTCCATAGTCAAGGAG GTGAGTGGCCCTGGAGGAAGCAGCATAACGGTAAAACATACGCCGGTAGATGGGGGAGACCTCCACATCAGTGACACCCTTAGAACTAAGAACTTGCAAGGTGCAGGGGCAGGCCGAGAACCTGGAAAGCAACCATCAATGGAACATCAAAAGAGCTACGGCCAAGAGGacgaagaagagaaagaggag GTTGGTCTACTGAGCAAGGAGGTAGAAAAGAAACCGTTCAAGTCCATAGTCAAGAATGCTACCAGTGAGCAACCTGGAGGGAAACTATTGCTATCTCGGTATCATCAAGGCCTTGGAGCCTGCCTGGAGCAAATAAGACTAAATGAATCTCTAGAAAATCTGGTTCCTGCACTCAGAAGTGCAATGAAGTattcaagaagaagagctaCAATAATGAATCTTCCAAAGCCATGGGTAGAGAAAATCTTGGAGAATCTGATGTATCCAGACTTGTGTCGAGCTGTTTCATCATCCTATTTTTTCCTAAGAGTGAGCATGTCGCCATGCCATTGTGGCGCCTTTATCAAACATAGCTCATTCCTCGCAGCAATTGTTCAGCCCACTGCCCTCGTGTTATTGTCGCCTCAAGGATGTCTCGCCGACTGTTGGAACCCGCAAGCCGAATGCTGCAGAGGTATATTGCCGTGGCCTACAGGAGCCGTAGATGGTACAAAATCCTGGACTGCAGAAAAGGCATATTCTTGTATCGAGGCATTCAACATCAGTGCAACTTGA
- the LOC104585413 gene encoding uncharacterized protein LOC104585413 isoform X1 produces MNSPGKPSEELNYWCRRNLSSVSAKQIPLIEVNIPLVMAPPSPFMLISLTIIQWSCLTVVKSMASRHGKSHHWMFLDNFLYHLVEKRETAIEMSKLRLVNLDIDCVTKLDHHLFIYVYYQGKQEESVISGHAVKRTRGEWGGLNGALGTGNQVGADIEEGAGRKLRARERKESCGQVEEEEEEECLAVKRTRGDGGGINVATGAWRGQAGADTDKGHETKPGAGEQKRSCGQEGEVEEEKEVSGPGGSSITVKHTPVDGGDLHISDTLRTKNLQGAGAGREPGKQPSMEHQKSYGQEDEEEKEEVGPLSKEGSCWKEDKVKLVNEVGAKKLFKSIVKEVSGPGGSSITVKHTPVDGGDLHISDTLRTKNLQGAGAGREPGKQPSMEHQKSYGQEDEEEKEEVGLLSKEVEKKPFKSIVKNATSEQPGGKLLLSRYHQGLGACLEQIRLNESLENLVPALRSAMKYSRRRATIMNLPKPWVEKILENLMYPDLCRAVSSSYFFLRVSMSPCHCGAFIKHSSFLAAIVQPTALVLLSPQGCLADCWNPQAECCRGILPWPTGAVDGTKSWTAEKAYSCIEAFNISAT; encoded by the exons ATGAACTCTCCAGGGAAACCATCAGAAGAATTAAACTATTGGTGTAGGAGAAATCTCAGCTCGGTTTCTGCTAAACAGATACCTCTTATAGAGGTGAACATTCCATTGGTGATG GCACCACCTTCCCCATTCATGTTGATTTCGCTAACTATCATCCAGTGGAGTTGCTTAACAGTGGTCAAGTCAATGGCGAGCAGGCATGGCAAGTCACATCACTGGATGTTCCTTGATAACTTCCTGTATCATCTGgtggaaaaaagagagacagCGATAGAAATGAGCAAG CTCCGTCTTGTTAATCTCGACATCGATTGCGTGACAAAACTGGATCATCACCTTTTCATCTATGTTTACTACCAGGGCAAACAGGAAGAATCTGTTATATCG GGTCATGCGGTAAAGCGCACGCGGGGAGAATGGGGGGGCCTCAATGGCGCCTTGGGGACGGGAAACCAGGTGGGTGCAGACATAGAGGAAGGAGCGGGACGGAAACTACGAGCAAGAGAACGCAAAGAGAGTtgcggccaagtggaggaggaggaggaggaggag TGTCTTGCGGTAAAGCGCACGCGGGGAGATGGGGGAGGCATCAATGTTGCCACAGGGGCGTGGAGAGGGCAGGCGGGCGCAGACACAGACAAAGGCCATGAAACGAAACCAGGAGCAGGAGAACAGAAAAGGAGCTGCGGCCAAGAGGGCgaagtggaggaggagaaggag GTGAGTGGCCCTGGAGGAAGCAGCATAACGGTAAAACATACGCCGGTAGATGGGGGAGACCTCCACATCAGTGACACCCTTAGAACTAAGAACTTGCAAGGTGCAGGGGCAGGCCGAGAACCTGGAAAGCAACCATCAATGGAACATCAAAAGAGCTACGGCCAAGAGGacgaagaagagaaagaggag GTTGGCCCACTGAGCAAGGAGGGATCTTGCTGGAAAGAAGATAAAGTAAAGTTGGTAAATGAAGTGGGAGCAAAGAAACTGTTCAAGTCCATAGTCAAGGAG GTGAGTGGCCCTGGAGGAAGCAGCATAACGGTAAAACATACGCCGGTAGATGGGGGAGACCTCCACATCAGTGACACCCTTAGAACTAAGAACTTGCAAGGTGCAGGGGCAGGCCGAGAACCTGGAAAGCAACCATCAATGGAACATCAAAAGAGCTACGGCCAAGAGGacgaagaagagaaagaggag GTTGGTCTACTGAGCAAGGAGGTAGAAAAGAAACCGTTCAAGTCCATAGTCAAGAATGCTACCAGTGAGCAACCTGGAGGGAAACTATTGCTATCTCGGTATCATCAAGGCCTTGGAGCCTGCCTGGAGCAAATAAGACTAAATGAATCTCTAGAAAATCTGGTTCCTGCACTCAGAAGTGCAATGAAGTattcaagaagaagagctaCAATAATGAATCTTCCAAAGCCATGGGTAGAGAAAATCTTGGAGAATCTGATGTATCCAGACTTGTGTCGAGCTGTTTCATCATCCTATTTTTTCCTAAGAGTGAGCATGTCGCCATGCCATTGTGGCGCCTTTATCAAACATAGCTCATTCCTCGCAGCAATTGTTCAGCCCACTGCCCTCGTGTTATTGTCGCCTCAAGGATGTCTCGCCGACTGTTGGAACCCGCAAGCCGAATGCTGCAGAGGTATATTGCCGTGGCCTACAGGAGCCGTAGATGGTACAAAATCCTGGACTGCAGAAAAGGCATATTCTTGTATCGAGGCATTCAACATCAGTGCAACTTGA
- the LOC104585413 gene encoding uncharacterized protein LOC104585413 isoform X2, whose amino-acid sequence MNSPGKPSEELNYWCRRNLSSVSAKQIPLIEAPPSPFMLISLTIIQWSCLTVVKSMASRHGKSHHWMFLDNFLYHLVEKRETAIEMSKLRLVNLDIDCVTKLDHHLFIYVYYQGKQEESVISGHAVKRTRGEWGGLNGALGTGNQVGADIEEGAGRKLRARERKESCGQVEEEEEEECLAVKRTRGDGGGINVATGAWRGQAGADTDKGHETKPGAGEQKRSCGQEGEVEEEKEVSGPGGSSITVKHTPVDGGDLHISDTLRTKNLQGAGAGREPGKQPSMEHQKSYGQEDEEEKEEVGPLSKEGSCWKEDKVKLVNEVGAKKLFKSIVKEVSGPGGSSITVKHTPVDGGDLHISDTLRTKNLQGAGAGREPGKQPSMEHQKSYGQEDEEEKEEVGLLSKEVEKKPFKSIVKNATSEQPGGKLLLSRYHQGLGACLEQIRLNESLENLVPALRSAMKYSRRRATIMNLPKPWVEKILENLMYPDLCRAVSSSYFFLRVSMSPCHCGAFIKHSSFLAAIVQPTALVLLSPQGCLADCWNPQAECCRGILPWPTGAVDGTKSWTAEKAYSCIEAFNISAT is encoded by the exons ATGAACTCTCCAGGGAAACCATCAGAAGAATTAAACTATTGGTGTAGGAGAAATCTCAGCTCGGTTTCTGCTAAACAGATACCTCTTATAGAG GCACCACCTTCCCCATTCATGTTGATTTCGCTAACTATCATCCAGTGGAGTTGCTTAACAGTGGTCAAGTCAATGGCGAGCAGGCATGGCAAGTCACATCACTGGATGTTCCTTGATAACTTCCTGTATCATCTGgtggaaaaaagagagacagCGATAGAAATGAGCAAG CTCCGTCTTGTTAATCTCGACATCGATTGCGTGACAAAACTGGATCATCACCTTTTCATCTATGTTTACTACCAGGGCAAACAGGAAGAATCTGTTATATCG GGTCATGCGGTAAAGCGCACGCGGGGAGAATGGGGGGGCCTCAATGGCGCCTTGGGGACGGGAAACCAGGTGGGTGCAGACATAGAGGAAGGAGCGGGACGGAAACTACGAGCAAGAGAACGCAAAGAGAGTtgcggccaagtggaggaggaggaggaggaggag TGTCTTGCGGTAAAGCGCACGCGGGGAGATGGGGGAGGCATCAATGTTGCCACAGGGGCGTGGAGAGGGCAGGCGGGCGCAGACACAGACAAAGGCCATGAAACGAAACCAGGAGCAGGAGAACAGAAAAGGAGCTGCGGCCAAGAGGGCgaagtggaggaggagaaggag GTGAGTGGCCCTGGAGGAAGCAGCATAACGGTAAAACATACGCCGGTAGATGGGGGAGACCTCCACATCAGTGACACCCTTAGAACTAAGAACTTGCAAGGTGCAGGGGCAGGCCGAGAACCTGGAAAGCAACCATCAATGGAACATCAAAAGAGCTACGGCCAAGAGGacgaagaagagaaagaggag GTTGGCCCACTGAGCAAGGAGGGATCTTGCTGGAAAGAAGATAAAGTAAAGTTGGTAAATGAAGTGGGAGCAAAGAAACTGTTCAAGTCCATAGTCAAGGAG GTGAGTGGCCCTGGAGGAAGCAGCATAACGGTAAAACATACGCCGGTAGATGGGGGAGACCTCCACATCAGTGACACCCTTAGAACTAAGAACTTGCAAGGTGCAGGGGCAGGCCGAGAACCTGGAAAGCAACCATCAATGGAACATCAAAAGAGCTACGGCCAAGAGGacgaagaagagaaagaggag GTTGGTCTACTGAGCAAGGAGGTAGAAAAGAAACCGTTCAAGTCCATAGTCAAGAATGCTACCAGTGAGCAACCTGGAGGGAAACTATTGCTATCTCGGTATCATCAAGGCCTTGGAGCCTGCCTGGAGCAAATAAGACTAAATGAATCTCTAGAAAATCTGGTTCCTGCACTCAGAAGTGCAATGAAGTattcaagaagaagagctaCAATAATGAATCTTCCAAAGCCATGGGTAGAGAAAATCTTGGAGAATCTGATGTATCCAGACTTGTGTCGAGCTGTTTCATCATCCTATTTTTTCCTAAGAGTGAGCATGTCGCCATGCCATTGTGGCGCCTTTATCAAACATAGCTCATTCCTCGCAGCAATTGTTCAGCCCACTGCCCTCGTGTTATTGTCGCCTCAAGGATGTCTCGCCGACTGTTGGAACCCGCAAGCCGAATGCTGCAGAGGTATATTGCCGTGGCCTACAGGAGCCGTAGATGGTACAAAATCCTGGACTGCAGAAAAGGCATATTCTTGTATCGAGGCATTCAACATCAGTGCAACTTGA